Part of the Halodesulfurarchaeum formicicum genome is shown below.
AACGCGGGCCGGCGGTCACGTCTTCACCGCGATCGCGGACGGGTCCGGTCGGCTCTCCATTGTGGCCTTCGAGCCCACGAAGCGGTTTCGGGACCGGGTCCGGGCGCTGCGAGTCGGCGACCGGATCACCGTCGCCGGCGAGGTCACGGACGGAACGCTCAAACTCGAGAAGTTCGCCGTCCGGGACCTCGTCAGGCAGCGGGCGGTAACACCGACCTGTCCGGATTGCGGGCGACGGATGGAGAGTGCCGGCGCGGGCCAGGGCTACCGGTGTCGAGACTGCAACACCAGTACCGACTCGAAGGAACTCGCCCCGATCGAGCGGGACCTCTCGCGGGGCTGGTACGAGGTGCCACCGTGTGCGCGCCGCCACATCGCGAAACCACTCGTCCGAGGTGGGTTCGACGCGCCGACACATCCCGAGCACTAGGGGCACCATATAAAGGCCGTCCGACTTTCGTCTGACTCCCGACCCAACCCGACGATGGCGACGGAGAGAGCGGTCATGACGGCGCGAGGATTCCGCCCTCGAAACGCATTTATGTGATAGTGTAACGTGTACTTACATATCCCCGGGCCACGTATACTATGGTATGTCCCATCACTCCGGCGCGTACGAGGGGGACAGGGAGAGTGGGGACCTCGCCCATCGGATCGAGGACTACTCGCAGGGCGCGGAGTGTACACTCTTCCCCTCGATCTGTGACGAGGACGACCTGCTGACGCGGTGGATCACCGCCGAGGAGGGGGCCTTCGTCGACCTCGCAGAGATGCGATAGCTACGCGCTGGGGTCCGTTTTCAGTCCGCTTCCGGTCAGTGGCACCACGACCTCGGCTGTCGAATCGAGGTCCCGTTCGCGGTACGTTTCGAGCCCAGCGACGGCCACTGCACTCGTCGGTTCCACGTGAAAGCCAGCCCGGTGAAGGGCCTTCCAGGCGGCCCGGGTCTCGGCTTCGCCGACGGCGATCGCGTCCCCGTCAGTCGTCTCGATGGCCCGCTCGATCTCCGCGTTTCGGGCGGGCTCGGCGATCTGGATGCCGTCTGCAAAGTCGTTTCTGGCCCCCGAACCGTCGTTCGCGATCGGGGCGACCCCCGCAGCCTGCACGCCCAGCAATCGGGGGCGCTGGTCGAGCCAGCCAGCCGCGTCCATGGCCTCGAATCCGCGAAACAGACCGAGAAAGAGGGTGCCGTGTCCGATCGGGGCGACGACCGCGTCCGGGGCCGACCCGCCCCGCTGGGCGACGATCTCGAAGGCCGTCGTGGCCGTCCCGGCGAGAAAGGCCGGGTTCCAGGCGTGGCTCGCGTACCAGCCCGCCCCGGACTCGACGGCCGATCTGGCAGCCGCACTGACGGCCGCTCGATCCCCGGGGACTTCCACGACTGTTGCCCCTGTGCCAGCGATGGCTGCCCGCTTTGCGGGTTTCACGCCCTCGGGGACGTAGATCTCGGCGTCGATCCCGGCCCGGGCCGCGTACAGGGCGATGGCCGCCCCCGCGTTCCCCGAGGAGTCCTCGACGATCCGCTCGACGCCCAGGGCGGCCGCCCGCGAGAGTGTCGTCGTCGCGCCGCGATCCTTGAAACTGCCCGAGGGAGAGACATACTCCAGTTTGAAATCCGCGTTCCACTCCGGGGCCTCAACGAGGGGCGTGAACCCCTCGCCGAGACTCACCTCGCGGTCGACGGGGAGGAGTGAGTGAAACGCCCAGAGTCCCTGATCGCGGTCGAACGCCGGCGGCGTCTCCGGCACCGCCGGCGTCGCGTCGATCTCCAGCGGCGCGCCACACGCACAGCGCCAGGGCTCGTCCGGACCAGGCTCGTACTGGCGACCGCAGGCCGGGCACACCAGTCCAGGGACCATTAGCGTTCGATCCCCGTGCCCACCGAGCAGACGTACTCGCCGGTGGCCGCCTGCGGGAGGCGACGGGCCCGCCAGAAGATCCCCGAATTCTCGGCGTGGACCCGGGCCTTCTCGGTCCCGAGTGGGTCGGTCACTGTGAACAGCGGATCACCGGGCTGGACCGGCGCCCCCAGCTCCTGCTGGAGGTGGACCAGGCCCCCAACGGGTGACCCATAGCGGTCGAAGCCGGTCGCGCGATTCTGGTCTTTCGGAGCCGCATCTCCCGGGAGAAAGCCGTAGTACTCGAGGACCCGCCGGACCCCGCGCACCCCGACCTCGATGCTCGACTCGTCCCAGCCGACGGTCCCGCCGAGTTCGGGGTCGATGGTCGGGATACCGGCGTCCGGGGCGGCCCGGGCGAGTTGCCCCTCCGGCCCTTTCTGGTCGAGGACGTGGCCCGCATCGAACACCTGGGCGAGCTCCAGGCAGGCGTCGTGCTGGCGGTGATGTCGACCACACCGCACCCGTGTCTCGTCGATCATCTGGCTCGTCGAGCCCTGATGGAGGTCGACGACCAGGTCCGCGTCGGTCGCGGCCTGGAAGGTGGCGTGGGCGATCCGCTCCGAGG
Proteins encoded:
- a CDS encoding DUF7511 domain-containing protein, coding for MSHHSGAYEGDRESGDLAHRIEDYSQGAECTLFPSICDEDDLLTRWITAEEGAFVDLAEMR
- a CDS encoding succinylglutamate desuccinylase/aspartoacylase family protein, which codes for MQSLGTAQAAPGEMDTGRLVVGEARDGSEVGLPVAVINGASSGKTLYLQAVSDGDELNGLGVLTRLLPQLDPAEIAGTITVVAIANVYGFQVAEHRNPIDDTKLNRAYPGDPDGSSSERIAHATFQAATDADLVVDLHQGSTSQMIDETRVRCGRHHRQHDACLELAQVFDAGHVLDQKGPEGQLARAAPDAGIPTIDPELGGTVGWDESSIEVGVRGVRRVLEYYGFLPGDAAPKDQNRATGFDRYGSPVGGLVHLQQELGAPVQPGDPLFTVTDPLGTEKARVHAENSGIFWRARRLPQAATGEYVCSVGTGIER
- a CDS encoding pyridoxal-phosphate dependent enzyme, which produces MVPGLVCPACGRQYEPGPDEPWRCACGAPLEIDATPAVPETPPAFDRDQGLWAFHSLLPVDREVSLGEGFTPLVEAPEWNADFKLEYVSPSGSFKDRGATTTLSRAAALGVERIVEDSSGNAGAAIALYAARAGIDAEIYVPEGVKPAKRAAIAGTGATVVEVPGDRAAVSAAARSAVESGAGWYASHAWNPAFLAGTATTAFEIVAQRGGSAPDAVVAPIGHGTLFLGLFRGFEAMDAAGWLDQRPRLLGVQAAGVAPIANDGSGARNDFADGIQIAEPARNAEIERAIETTDGDAIAVGEAETRAAWKALHRAGFHVEPTSAVAVAGLETYRERDLDSTAEVVVPLTGSGLKTDPSA